In a genomic window of Mercenaria mercenaria strain notata chromosome 19, MADL_Memer_1, whole genome shotgun sequence:
- the LOC128550896 gene encoding atrial natriuretic peptide receptor 1-like, producing MSFHLCNFFVVATVLARPCCFMEIKLGVILPEVSSYPWSIKYVMPAIEMAVESVQRDIVPEHRVFTYVKDSECSATMGALAAMDLYKDKHVHVLFGPVCPYAVAPVARFSPHWNIPVITAGASAYDFDYKFKFKLLTRVHETYSKEADAIIKLATQFNLTKFGLLYEKYGRSASGYSDCFYRISAIHFKIKEIFPWYEIFFRDLSSNTDFDDILQSASQNARVIVLCGSPESVRELMITAHELGFDNGEFVFLNIDSGESENEFDLPWYREEDTVERNNKARNAYEALMLISLRKQKSPEYSSFSNEVKLRSKLRYQNFTSYEGEVNSYVGAFHDAVVLYALALNETIEAGESITDGSAVTRRMWNKTINGITGAVTIDEKGDRIMDYSLLDMDPNTGKFQVVLNYVGQSKEVVPEPGTRIHWGADYDNVPSASFCCWPTFRCIDVWLCLGCSVLLRNLPIPFIF from the exons ATGAGTTTCCATTTGTGCAATTTTTTCGTTGTTGCAACAGTTCTAGCTAGGCCATGTtgtttcatggaaataaaattaGGAGTGATCCTACCTGAAGTGTCTAGTTATCCATGGAGCATTAAGTATGTGATGCCAGCAATCGAAATGGCGGTTGAAAGCGTTCAACGTGACATTGTACCGGAACATAGAGTGTTCACTTATGTGAAGGATTCAGAATGCTCAGCGACTATGGGAGCATTAGCAGCCATGGATTTATACAAAGATAAACACGTCCATGTTCTCTTTGGACCAGTTTGTCCATATGCTGTAGCACCTGTAGCGAGATTTAGCCCGCACTGGAATATACCTGTTATTACAGCTGGTGCAAGCGCATATGACTTTGActataaatttaaattcaagCTGCTTACTCGAGTTCATGAAACATATTCGAAAGAAGCTGATGCCATCATCAAACTCGCAACCCAATTCAACTTGACAAAGTTTGGCCTGTTGTATGAAAAATATGGAAGGTCTGCATCAGGATATTCCGACTGTTTTTACAGAATATCAGCAATCCACTTTAAAATCAAGGAAATATTTCCCtggtatgaaatattttttagggATCTTTCTTCAAACACAGATTTTGATGACATTCTTCAGTCAGCATCACAAAATGCAAGAG TTATTGTACTGTGTGGCAGTCCTGAGTCTGTTAGAGAATTGATGATTACAGCACACGAGCTCGGCTTCGACAATGGAGAATTTGTGTTCCTCAACATCGATTCAGGAGAAAG TGAAAACGAATTTGATTTGCCTTGGTATAGAGAAGAGGATACAGTGGAAAGGAACAATAAAGCCAGAAATGCTTACGAGGCCCTAATGCTAATATCACTACGCAAACAAAAGAGTCCTGAATATAGTAGTTTCAGCAACGAAGTCAAGCTTAGATCAAAACTACGTTACCAAAACTTTACCTCCTACGAAGGGGAG GTAAACAGTTATGTCGGTGCATTCCATGATGCAGTAGTACTATATGCACTTGCCTTAAACGAGACGATCGAAGCTGGCGAATCAATCACTGATGGTTCAGCAGTAACACGACGAATGTGGAACAAAACAATTAACG GTATCACAGGTGCTGTGACTATAGACGAAAAAGGTGACAGAATAATGGATTATTCACTTCTAGATATGGACCCAAATACAGGGAAATTTCAG GTTGTTCTAAATTACGTAGGACAATCGAAAGAGGTCGTGCCTGAACCTGGTACTCGAATACACTGGGGAGCTGATTATGACAATGTCCCTTCAG cttctttttgttgttggccaaCTTTTCGATGTATAGAtgtatggctgtgtttgggatgctCTGTGCTTTTGAGAAATCTACccataccttttatcttttga